The following nucleotide sequence is from bacterium.
CGCGGCTCGACTTCGACGGCGCCGCCTTCGACGTGCGGCCGATCCCGGTCGGCGCGCCGTTGCACCTCCTCGTCGTCGACCTCCGCGCCGCGAAGGACACGCGCCGCATCCTCGCCGATCTGAACGCCTGCTACCCCGCGGCGCCGGGCACGCTGGCCGCCGGCGTGCGCGACGCCCTCGGCCCGGGCAACCTCGACCTCGTGGAACGCGCCGAGGAGGCGCTCGCGGCCGGCGACGCCGCCGCGCTCGGCGCGACGATGGCCGAGGCGCAGGCGCTCTTCGACGCTCGGGTCGCGCCGGCGTGTCCCGAGCTGCGTGCGCCGCGTCTGCACGCGGTCCTGGAGCACCCGGCCGTGACCGAGCTCGCGTACGGTGGCAAGGGCGTCGGCTCCCAGGGCGACGGCTGCGCCCAGCTCGTCGCCCGCGACCCGGCGGCCCGCGATGCCCTCGCCGCACGCCTCGCGCACGACCTCGGCGTCGCCACGCTGCCGCTCACGATGGCCCCAGCGGCGGCCGCCGCTTGACGGCGCGCCGGACCACGTCGCCGCGGCCGGCGGGATCTCAGCGCCGGCAGCCGTTCGCCGCGCACCAGGTGCGGCCCTGGCGCTTCGCGATCGCGACCAGGTCGCCCATCGCGACGCTGACGTCGACGAGGTGCATCCCCCAGTCCGGCGTCAGCTCGGCGCCGCGCAGGTCGTCCACCCGATGCGCGTCGTTGCCGGTGCTCGCGATGGCGAGGTAGACGAAGCCGTCGCGCTTCTTGCAGGTCGCCTCCATCCAGCGCGGCAGCGTGACGAAGGGCGTGGTGATGGGGCCGCCGCGCGCCGGATCGACCCACTCGATCGGCGGCGGCGTCGGGAGCGACGGGAGCGAGCGTCCGTCCCGCGGCAGGTACGGGTGGAGCGCGCGCGTCCCGCCGCGCAGCGAGGCGGGATTCGTACAAGCGGCTTCCCAGCCGGGCTGGAGCGGGCGGCCGAAGAGGCTGTTGGACGGCGGCGGCGCGCCGTCGCGGAAGGACGAGTAGGTGATCACGCAGCCGACGTCGGCGTCGCGGCGGCAGAGCCGGATGTTCTGGAGCGAGCCGCCGACGTCGGCTCCGATCGGCACCTGGAAGTTCGTCCCGAGCAGCATGGCCGACACCAGCCGGCGGCGCAGGAGCGGGCTGGCGTCGATCTCGTTCTGGAGCAGCGTCGTCAGCTGGCCGGCGCCCTGCGAGTGGCCGATCAGCAGCACGCCGCGTCCCTGGTTGTCGTTGGCGATGTAGTGCTTCCAGGCGTCGAGCACGTCGGCGGCGGCCAGCGCCTGATCGGACGGGATCGGGTTGCCGCCCAGGATGGAGATCAGCGCCGTCAGCGTGACCTGGCGGTAGACCGGGGCGAAGACGCGGCACACGCTGCCGAGTCGCGCCGCCTGCTGGCGGACGACGTACAGCTCCTGCTCGGCGCCCGGGATCAGATCGCTGTTGCCGGTCGGGTCGGTCGAGATGGTCGGGTAGACGTAGAAGCAATCGAACTTGGGCTTGCGCGCCGCCTTCCAGCGCTGGACGGACACCTTGCCGTTCGCCTTCACGATGCTGGCGTCGAGGTCGTGGTCGCAGACGTCGTCCGTGTCCGGGCGGCAGAGCCAGTTGGCCGGGTTGCCGTAGACGGCGCTCTGGTAGCCGGGGTAGGGGTTCTCGGCCCGGGTGGCGGCGGGGGCCGGACCCGCGGCGGCGACGAGCGTCAGCAGGACGGCGAGGAGGACGGTGCGCATGCCCGGAGGCTCACCTCGTGCCGCCGAACCGTCAAGACCAGACGCGTCAGCCGTCGCGCCGACGTCGAGATGATCCGCATGCAGGACATCGAGCAGGCCTACGCGCGGCTTCTGCGCAGCGACGTGAAGTACCGGTTCGTGATCGACATGGCGTCGCTGAAGCCCGCGTGATCGCCGCCGGCCCCGTCGTCGCCGCGACGCGGCCGGCCCCCCCGTGCGTCAGGCTCGCGACGTGTGTAGGAGCCGCCTGGTGCCGCGTGTCGACTGGTTCCTGATCGGGATGGTCGTCGCCGTCGTGCTGGCGTGGATCCATCCGGAGCCGGGAGCCAGCGGCGGGTCGCTCCATCCCGAGCTCGTGAACAAGCTCGGGGTCTCGCTGATCTTCTTCCTGCACGGCCTCGGGCTGCCGCTGCGCGCGCTCGCGGCGGGGACGCTGAAATGGCGGCTCCACCTCGTCGTGCAGCTGGCGACGTTCCTGCTCTGCCCCCTGGTCGGGCTCCTGGCGCTCGCCCTGCTCGGAAGCCGCGTGACCCCGGACCTGCGTGTCGGCCTCTTCTACCTGTGCGCGCTGCCGTCGACCGTATCGTCCTCGGTGGCGATGACGGCGGCGGCGCGCGGCAACGTGCCCGCGGCGGTCTTCAACGCGACGCTGTCGAGCCTCCTCGGCATCGTCTTGACGCCGCTCTGGCTCGAGCTGGCGCTCGGCAAGGCGGGGCAGACGCTGCCGCTCGCGGAGGTGATGCTCGACCTCGTGCGCTGGCTCGTCGTGCCGTTGGCCGTCGGGCAGCTCCTGCGGCCCTGGCTGGGCGAGCTGGCGGCGCGCCACAAGGCGCGGATCGGCGTCGTCGACCGGCTGACGATCCTGCTGCTCGTCTACACGTCCTTCTGCGACTCGGTGCAGGCGGGGGTGTGGTCGTCGGGGACGGTCACGCTCGGGGCGTCGGCGGGGTTCTCCGTCGTGCTGCTGGCCGTCGTGATGGGCGTCACCTGGGCGGCGACCGGGGCGCTCGGCTTCGAGCTGCCGGACCGCATCGCGGGCCTGTTCTGCGGCTCGAAGAAGACGCTCGCCTCTGGCGTGCCGATGGCGCGCCTCATCTTCGGCGCCGACCCGGCGCTCGGCGTCATCCTGCTGCCGATCATGCTCTACCATCCGCTCCAGCTGGTCGTGTGCGGATGGCTGGCGGGGCGCTTCGCGCGGCAACGCTGGGGCTGATCGCGCCCACGCAGCAAGGTGCCGGGGGGAACGCATGCGGGCACCTCCTGCGCGGAGGTACGCCCGGCGGAGCGCATCCGGGTGGAACCCGCCGGGACGCGGAGGAACCTGCCGCCGGCGCCGACGCCTACCGGACCCGCTCGGCGACGTAGGCGACGACCTGATCGGCGGCCACGCGCTGCTGCGCGCCGGTGTCGCGGTCGCGCACCGTGACCGTCTGGTCGGCGACGGTCTGCCCGTCGACGGTGACGCAGAAGGGCGTGCCGGCCTCGTCCATGCGGGCGTAGCGCTTGCCGATGCTCTGCTTGGCGTCGAACTGGCAGGGACCGACGTGGCGGCGCAGGTCGCGGTAGATCTTCTCCGCGATCTCCGGCATCCCTTCCTTGTTCACGAGCGGGAAGACGCCGGCCTTGATCGGCGCGAGCTTCGGGTGGAAGCGCATCAGCTCGGGCGACGGCCGGCTCTCGTCGACGGTGTAGGCCTCGCAGAGCACGGCGAGGAGGCCGCGGGTGAGGCCCGCCGCCGGCTCGATCACGTGCGGCACGTAGCGCTCGTTCTTCTCCTGGTCGAAGTACTCGAGCTTCACGCCGCTGTGCTTCTGATGCTGCGTGAGGTCGTAGTTCGAGCGGTAGGCGATGCCCTCGAGCTCGGTGAAGCCCTTCTCGCCTGCGAAGGGGAAGGCGTACTCGACGTCGCAGCAGCCGCCCGAGTCCTTCGCATAGTGCGCGAGCTCGTCCTGCTCGTGGTCGCGGAGACGCAGGTTCCTGCCGGCGAGGCCGAGCGAGCACCACCAGCGGTACCGCTCCT
It contains:
- a CDS encoding bile acid:sodium symporter, encoding MVPRVDWFLIGMVVAVVLAWIHPEPGASGGSLHPELVNKLGVSLIFFLHGLGLPLRALAAGTLKWRLHLVVQLATFLLCPLVGLLALALLGSRVTPDLRVGLFYLCALPSTVSSSVAMTAAARGNVPAAVFNATLSSLLGIVLTPLWLELALGKAGQTLPLAEVMLDLVRWLVVPLAVGQLLRPWLGELAARHKARIGVVDRLTILLLVYTSFCDSVQAGVWSSGTVTLGASAGFSVVLLAVVMGVTWAATGALGFELPDRIAGLFCGSKKTLASGVPMARLIFGADPALGVILLPIMLYHPLQLVVCGWLAGRFARQRWG
- a CDS encoding DUF3089 domain-containing protein, which encodes MKANGKVSVQRWKAARKPKFDCFYVYPTISTDPTGNSDLIPGAEQELYVVRQQAARLGSVCRVFAPVYRQVTLTALISILGGNPIPSDQALAAADVLDAWKHYIANDNQGRGVLLIGHSQGAGQLTTLLQNEIDASPLLRRRLVSAMLLGTNFQVPIGADVGGSLQNIRLCRRDADVGCVITYSSFRDGAPPPSNSLFGRPLQPGWEAACTNPASLRGGTRALHPYLPRDGRSLPSLPTPPPIEWVDPARGGPITTPFVTLPRWMEATCKKRDGFVYLAIASTGNDAHRVDDLRGAELTPDWGMHLVDVSVAMGDLVAIAKRQGRTWCAANGCRR